From one Lolium rigidum isolate FL_2022 chromosome 4, APGP_CSIRO_Lrig_0.1, whole genome shotgun sequence genomic stretch:
- the LOC124705710 gene encoding probable glycerol-3-phosphate acyltransferase 3 has protein sequence MVKKPSPFRKSFSPIRRLLRRNLSGRHYRHPTTATTAKTTTSSPPAENLQGQTVIVDVEAWLLRSRLSTFAYFMLVAVEAGGFLRGLLLLLSYPFMCLLSGDMRLRAMVMVTFFGLREKEVARVGKAVLPKLFLEEMAMEGLDAVKDARRVVAVCTLFPRVMAEGFLKEYLGVDTVVGKEVMAVAGRYVGFIVDEALTLQTDGAPVGEEMKEMMNKGKHEEAFGLVGTGSRMNHLFSYYCKETYAVSEADKTSWQPLPRDKYPKPLVFHDGRLAFTPTFPAAIAMYTYLPFGIVLAIFRSLAYSLLPYCVSIPLGALTGMRSRVIAGPPIDATEKSKAGGRLYVCNHRTLLDPITVAACLNKPVTAVTYSVSPVSELIAPIRTARLTRDRDEDRRRMAALLARGDLVVCPEGTTCREPYLLRFSPLFTELTAEVTPVALETNVDMFYGTSTKPASKVLDPLYFMMNPRPEYRVEFLDPVRTATSTNSQEGHNKSQTIEAANRVQRVLGEALAFELTEQTRKDKYMMLAGNEGVVQGKVKK, from the exons ATGGTGAAGAAGCCCTCTCCTTTCCGCAAGTCATTTAGCCCCATCCGCCGGCTCCTCCGGCGAAACCTCTcaggccggcactaccgccacCCAACCACAGCAACAACGGCGAAGACTACTACATCTTCGCCGCCAGCAGAAAACCTACAAGGCCAAACGGTAATAGTCGACGTAGAGGCGTGGCTCCTACGGTCGCGGCTATCTACCTTCGCCTACTTCATGCTCGTTGCCGTCGAGGCCGGCGGCTTCCttcgcggcctccttctcctgctCTCCTATCCTTTCATGTGTCTCCTCAGCGGCGACATGCGGCTCAGGGCCATGGTGATGGTGACCTTCTTTGGGCTGCGTGAGAAGGAAGTTGCTAGGGTTGGCAAGGCAGTTCTGCCGAAGCTCTTCTTGGAAGAGATGGCCATGGAAGGGCTCGACGCGGTGAAGGATGCGAGGAGGGTGGTCGCGGTGTGTACCTTGTTTCCCAGGGTGATGGCCGAGGGGTTCTTGAAGGAGTACCTTGGTGTGGACACCGTGGTCGGAAAGGAGGTCATGGCGGTCGCCGGCCGTTACGTCGGGTTTATCGTAGATGAAGCGTTAACCCTCCAGACAGATGGAGCTCCCGTTGGGGAGGAAATgaaggagatgatgaacaagggcAAGCATGAGGAAGCGTTTGGGCTTGTCGGAACTGGCAGCAGGATGAACCATCTATTTTCTTATTACTGCAAG GAAACCTATGCTGTGAGCGAGGCCGACAAGACGTCATGGCAGCCACTGCCGAGGGACAAGTACCCCAAACCCTTGGTCTTCCACGACGGCCGCCTCGCCTTCACGCCGACCTTCCCGGCCGCCATCGCCATGTACACATACCTCCCGTTCGGCATCGTCCTGGCCATTTTCCGCAGCTTAGCGTACAGCCTCCTACCCTACTGCGTCTCCATCCCGCTCGGGGCGCTCACCGGAATGCGCTCCCGCGTCATCGCCGGCCCGCCCATCGACGCCACCGAGAAAAGCAAGGCAGGCGGCCGCCTCTACGTGTGCAACCACCGCACCCTCCTGGACCCGATCACTGTCGCGGCATGTCTTAACAAGCCAGTTACCGCGGTCACGTACAGCGTCAGCCCCGTCTCCGAGCTGATCGCGCCCATCCGCACGGCGAGGCTGACCCGGGACCGGGACGAGGACCGGCGGCGCATGGCGGCGCTACTGGCGCGCGGGGACCTCGTGGTCTGCCCCGAGGGAACCACCTGCCGGGAGCCCTACCTGCTCCGGTTCAGCCCGCTGTTCACCGAGCTCACCGCCGAGGTCACGCCCGTCGCGCTCGAGACGAACGTCGACATGTTCTACGGCACGTCTACGAAGCCGGCGTCCAAGGTGCTCGACCCGCTGTACTTCATGATGAATCCGCGGCCGGAGTACCGCGTCGAGTTCTTGGACCCGGTTCGTACTGCGACGTCGACCAACAGTCAGGAGGGCCACAACAAAAGCCAAACCATCGAGGCGGCGAACCGAGTACAGCGTGTGCTCGGCGAGGCCCTTGCGTTCGAGCTCACCGAACAAACCAGGAAAGACAAATACATGATGCTGGCCGGGAACGAAGGGGTCGTGCAAGGCAAGGTGAAGAAGTAG